The proteins below come from a single Oscillospiraceae bacterium genomic window:
- a CDS encoding SPFH/Band 7/PHB domain protein, which translates to MLFIFALLLIVILVVLVRCIVIVPQSNAYVTEWLGVYKDTWGAGLHIRTPFVERISRKVSLKEEAADFPPQPVITRDNVTMMIDTVVFFQVFDAKMYAYGVNRPIQAIENLSATTLRDIIGSMTLDETLTSRDLINTKITASLDEATDRWGIKVNRVELKNIEPPVEIRQAMEKQMKADREKRASILLAEGEKQAAITRAEGEKESAILRAEAVKQQRIREAEGEAEALLTVQKAQADAIRMINEANPNHNYLALRSMEAMEKVADGKATKLIVPSDMQNLAATVSAIKEISGEVTE; encoded by the coding sequence ATGCTGTTCATTTTTGCCCTTTTGCTCATCGTTATTCTTGTGGTGCTGGTGCGCTGCATCGTCATCGTCCCCCAGTCCAACGCCTATGTCACCGAGTGGCTCGGCGTCTACAAGGACACATGGGGCGCGGGCCTGCACATCCGCACGCCGTTTGTTGAGCGCATCTCCCGCAAAGTCTCGCTGAAGGAGGAGGCCGCCGACTTCCCCCCGCAGCCCGTCATCACCCGCGACAACGTCACCATGATGATCGACACCGTCGTCTTCTTTCAGGTATTCGACGCGAAGATGTACGCCTACGGCGTGAACCGCCCGATTCAGGCCATCGAGAACCTGTCCGCCACGACCCTGCGTGACATCATCGGCTCGATGACGCTGGACGAGACGCTGACGAGCCGTGACCTCATCAACACGAAGATCACCGCCAGCCTCGACGAGGCCACCGACCGCTGGGGCATCAAGGTCAACCGCGTTGAGCTGAAAAACATCGAGCCGCCGGTCGAGATCCGTCAGGCGATGGAGAAGCAGATGAAGGCCGACCGCGAGAAGCGCGCGTCCATCCTGCTGGCCGAAGGTGAGAAGCAGGCCGCCATCACCCGCGCCGAGGGCGAAAAGGAATCCGCCATCCTGCGCGCCGAGGCCGTGAAGCAGCAGCGCATCCGCGAGGCCGAAGGTGAGGCCGAGGCGCTGCTGACCGTGCAGAAGGCGCAGGCCGATGCCATCCGCATGATCAACGAGGCGAACCCGAACCACAACTATTTGGCCCTGCGCAGCATGGAGGCCATGGAGAAGGTCGCTGACGGCAAGGCCACGAAGCTGATCGTGCCCAGCGACATGCAGAATCTGGCGGCAACGGTTTCCGCCATCAAGGAGATTTCCGGCGAAGTGACCGAATAA
- a CDS encoding DUF308 domain-containing protein: MLRYIKTGMMLLSIAYIVIGMMLLVMPQTSLLWICYAFGAVVLITGIVCLVQYARIRGTGFTAPFMLVGGVITACIGVFTLVRPQVVASFLPVVFGIFIVVDGLSRVGTAIDLAKRKGQKWGLLLLLSLVSVALGVVLVLHPFDAAIGVTMLCGILLIVEGALNLGCVLYAAMELRTLDRMANAAASAAMSAIGDALDEAEAAESGIPMDGPVVYNAESKDVSEDGE; encoded by the coding sequence ATGCTGCGCTATATCAAGACCGGAATGATGCTGCTGAGCATCGCGTATATCGTCATCGGCATGATGCTGCTCGTCATGCCCCAGACCAGTCTGCTCTGGATCTGCTACGCCTTCGGGGCTGTTGTGCTGATCACCGGCATTGTCTGTCTGGTGCAGTATGCGCGCATCCGCGGCACAGGCTTCACCGCGCCGTTCATGCTGGTGGGCGGCGTCATTACGGCGTGCATCGGCGTGTTTACGCTGGTCAGACCGCAGGTGGTTGCCAGCTTCCTGCCCGTTGTGTTCGGCATCTTCATCGTTGTGGACGGCCTGAGCCGCGTCGGCACCGCCATCGACCTTGCCAAACGCAAGGGGCAGAAATGGGGGCTGCTGCTGTTGCTCAGCCTCGTTTCGGTTGCACTGGGCGTTGTGCTGGTGCTGCACCCCTTTGACGCCGCCATCGGCGTGACGATGCTCTGCGGCATCCTGCTCATTGTCGAGGGTGCGCTGAATCTGGGCTGCGTGCTGTATGCGGCCATGGAGCTGCGCACGCTGGACCGCATGGCCAACGCCGCCGCAAGCGCCGCAATGTCCGCCATCGGCGATGCACTGGACGAGGCCGAGGCCGCCGAGAGCGGTATTCCCATGGACGGCCCCGTCGTCTACAACGCCGAGAGCAAGGATGTGTCGGAGGACGGTGAATAA
- the mfd gene encoding transcription-repair coupling factor, producing the protein MFNALFTKTEEYNKLAQALGSPGACALFGVPGAGRALIYAALAQALGRPLCIVTPGEAEATRFAGDLNALGITAAVFPARDYVLRPIEGTGREYEYRRLAVLGDLVGGRLQAVCVPDEGLTQYTTPRAEFCTNTRTLHPGDTLPRAELTALLYGAGYARRDQVDGPGQFSIRGDIVDIYAPDMKQPARLEFWGDEIDTMHSFDLATQRRDEPIEKIYVSPAREVLFAQPAEAAALIRSCIKKARGKRRTALEACTAADLAQLDGGAMPVDMDKYLTLRYPEPATLLDYFDDPLLILEEPASLREAARATAYRRGEEFSALMEDGALAPGLDKLYTEAGWLWAQAAAHCTLCAENFARSMPDTPLKAIVNAPAHTLPAWGGEVAALLEDIQPLCSGGAAVTVMAGTPRAAAGLAADLRTRGLQVTTDAAAAGTAGLVQVLPGQLSAGCSLPFARYAVFTARAFGVSSAQKKKKRSKDALNSLSEITVGDLVVHQSHGIGRYAGIQRMTVQGVQKDYLRIEYDKKDVLYVPVTQLDLLSRYTAPGDSDNVKLSHLGGTDWAKTRKKVKAATEQMAKELIELYARRKQAHGYAFPCDDTWQGDFEQRFAYEETPDQLTCAAEIKHDMEEPWPMDRLLCGDVGFGKTEVALRAAFKCVMGGKQCAILAPTTILAWQHFNTALTRMESFPIRIGLLSRYRTAKEQKETLRGLKDGTVDIVVGTHRLLSNDVKFKDLGLVIIDEEQRFGVKHKEKLKQNFIGVDMLTLSATPIPRTLNMALSGIRDMSTIEQPPFERQPIETYVLEYDEGIVAEAIRKELARGGQVYYLHNRVDNIEECAARVGRLVPGARIGIAHGKMTEEQISSVWQQLLDNEIDILVCTTLIETGVDVRNCNTLIIENADRMGLSQLYQIRGRVGRSSRKAYAYFTFTRDKVLTEVAAKRLSAIREFTSFGSGFRIAMRDLQIRGAGSLLGHSQHGHMEAVGYDLYVKMLGQAIAAARGEAPPPDKSDCLVDITVDAFLPEEYIPDAAGRIEAYKRIAAIETTADAEDVLDELIDRYGSPPRSVQGLVDVSLVRVTAARVGIAEIVQRGDQLILYSDIVGPKQLDKVMEQYPHRVLYNAIGRPYLSLRVQKGESPLVLLRDVVTLLPGA; encoded by the coding sequence ATGTTCAACGCACTTTTTACCAAAACCGAAGAATACAACAAGCTGGCGCAGGCGCTCGGGTCCCCGGGGGCTTGCGCCTTATTTGGCGTTCCCGGCGCAGGGCGCGCCCTGATCTACGCCGCGCTGGCGCAGGCGCTGGGCCGCCCGCTCTGCATTGTGACGCCCGGCGAAGCCGAGGCCACCCGCTTTGCCGGTGACCTGAACGCGCTGGGCATCACCGCAGCAGTGTTCCCTGCGCGCGATTATGTGCTGCGCCCCATTGAGGGGACCGGCCGCGAGTACGAGTACCGCCGTCTGGCTGTGCTGGGCGATCTGGTGGGCGGTCGGCTGCAGGCCGTCTGCGTGCCGGACGAGGGCCTGACCCAGTACACAACGCCGCGGGCCGAGTTCTGCACCAACACCCGTACCCTGCACCCCGGCGACACGCTGCCCCGGGCCGAGCTGACCGCCTTGCTGTACGGCGCGGGCTATGCCCGACGCGATCAGGTGGACGGGCCGGGCCAGTTTTCGATCCGCGGCGACATTGTGGACATCTACGCGCCCGACATGAAGCAGCCCGCCCGTCTGGAGTTCTGGGGGGACGAGATCGACACGATGCACAGCTTCGATCTGGCCACCCAGCGCCGGGACGAGCCGATCGAAAAAATCTATGTCTCCCCCGCGCGCGAGGTGCTGTTTGCCCAGCCCGCCGAGGCTGCCGCCCTGATACGCAGCTGCATCAAAAAGGCGCGCGGCAAGCGGCGCACCGCGCTTGAGGCCTGCACCGCCGCAGATCTGGCCCAGCTGGACGGCGGCGCGATGCCGGTGGACATGGACAAGTATCTGACGCTGCGCTATCCAGAGCCCGCCACACTGCTTGACTATTTTGATGACCCGCTGCTGATTCTGGAGGAGCCGGCCTCCCTGCGGGAGGCCGCACGCGCCACCGCCTACCGCCGGGGAGAGGAGTTCTCCGCCCTGATGGAGGACGGCGCACTCGCCCCCGGTCTGGACAAGCTCTACACCGAGGCCGGCTGGCTTTGGGCGCAGGCTGCCGCCCACTGCACGCTCTGCGCCGAGAACTTTGCGCGCAGCATGCCCGACACACCGCTGAAGGCCATCGTCAACGCACCGGCCCACACGCTGCCCGCCTGGGGCGGTGAGGTCGCTGCGCTGCTGGAGGATATACAGCCGCTGTGCAGCGGCGGCGCAGCCGTGACCGTTATGGCCGGTACCCCCCGCGCGGCGGCCGGCCTTGCCGCCGACCTGCGCACCAGGGGGCTGCAGGTCACCACCGATGCCGCCGCTGCGGGCACCGCCGGGCTGGTGCAGGTGCTGCCGGGGCAGCTTTCCGCCGGGTGCAGCCTGCCGTTTGCCCGGTACGCGGTCTTTACGGCCCGTGCGTTCGGCGTCAGCAGTGCGCAGAAAAAGAAAAAGCGCAGCAAGGATGCCCTGAACAGCCTGAGCGAGATCACCGTCGGCGATCTGGTCGTACACCAGAGCCACGGCATCGGCCGGTACGCGGGCATCCAGCGTATGACCGTGCAGGGTGTGCAGAAGGACTACCTGCGCATCGAGTACGACAAAAAAGATGTGCTGTATGTGCCGGTCACCCAGCTGGATCTGCTGTCCCGCTATACGGCGCCGGGCGACAGCGACAATGTCAAACTGAGCCACCTTGGCGGCACCGATTGGGCCAAGACCCGCAAAAAGGTCAAGGCTGCCACCGAGCAGATGGCCAAGGAGCTGATCGAGCTGTATGCCCGCCGCAAGCAGGCGCACGGCTACGCCTTCCCCTGTGATGACACCTGGCAGGGGGATTTTGAGCAGCGCTTTGCCTATGAGGAGACCCCAGACCAGCTGACCTGCGCGGCCGAGATCAAGCACGACATGGAGGAGCCGTGGCCGATGGACCGCCTGCTCTGCGGTGATGTCGGCTTTGGCAAGACGGAGGTTGCGCTGCGCGCCGCCTTCAAATGCGTGATGGGCGGCAAGCAGTGCGCCATTCTGGCCCCAACCACGATTCTGGCGTGGCAGCACTTCAACACGGCGCTGACCCGGATGGAGTCCTTCCCTATCCGCATCGGCCTGCTGTCCCGCTACCGCACCGCCAAGGAGCAGAAGGAGACGCTGCGCGGCCTGAAGGACGGCACCGTGGACATCGTGGTGGGCACCCACCGCCTGCTGTCCAACGATGTAAAGTTCAAGGATCTGGGCCTTGTCATCATTGACGAGGAACAGCGCTTCGGCGTCAAGCACAAGGAGAAGCTAAAGCAGAACTTCATCGGTGTGGATATGCTGACCCTGTCCGCCACGCCGATCCCCCGCACGCTGAATATGGCACTGTCCGGCATACGGGACATGAGCACGATCGAGCAGCCGCCCTTTGAGCGCCAGCCCATCGAGACCTATGTGCTGGAATATGATGAGGGCATCGTTGCCGAGGCTATCCGCAAGGAGCTGGCCCGCGGCGGGCAGGTCTACTACCTGCACAACCGGGTCGATAATATTGAGGAATGTGCCGCCCGGGTCGGCAGGCTCGTCCCCGGCGCGCGCATCGGCATCGCCCACGGCAAGATGACCGAGGAGCAGATCTCCTCTGTGTGGCAGCAGCTGCTTGACAATGAGATTGACATCCTCGTCTGCACGACGCTGATCGAGACCGGCGTTGATGTGCGCAACTGCAACACCCTCATCATCGAGAATGCCGACCGGATGGGCCTGTCGCAGCTTTACCAGATACGCGGCCGCGTGGGGCGTTCTTCCCGCAAGGCGTATGCGTATTTCACTTTTACGCGCGACAAGGTGCTGACCGAGGTCGCCGCCAAGCGGCTTTCCGCCATCCGGGAGTTCACCTCCTTCGGCTCCGGGTTCCGCATCGCCATGCGTGATTTGCAGATACGCGGTGCGGGCAGCCTGCTGGGCCACAGCCAGCACGGCCATATGGAGGCTGTCGGCTACGACCTGTATGTCAAGATGCTGGGTCAGGCCATTGCCGCCGCACGCGGCGAGGCCCCGCCCCCCGACAAGAGCGACTGCCTTGTGGATATTACGGTGGACGCCTTCCTGCCGGAGGAATATATCCCCGATGCCGCCGGACGCATCGAGGCCTACAAGCGGATTGCCGCCATTGAGACGACCGCCGATGCCGAGGATGTGCTGGATGAGCTGATCGACCGGTACGGCAGCCCGCCCAGAAGCGTGCAGGGGTTGGTGGATGTATCCCTTGTGCGGGTGACGGCGGCACGGGTCGGCATTGCCGAGATCGTCCAGCGCGGCGATCAGCTGATCCTCTACTCCGACATCGTCGGCCCGAAGCAGCTTGACAAGGTTATGGAGCAGTACCCCCACCGCGTTTTGTACAACGCCATCGGGCGGCCCTATCTCAGCCTGCGCGTCCAGAAGGGCGAAAGCCCGCTGGTGCTGCTGCGAGATGTTGTAACACTGCTGCCGGGGGCGTAA
- a CDS encoding FAD-dependent oxidoreductase has product MYDLIIVGAGPAGIFTALELLRKSSTPHKILLVEKGKPVEKRHCPKDKTGVCVNCKPTCAITTGFSGAGAFSDGKLSLSYQVGGELPDLIGEDFAQELIDYTDKIYLEFGADPKVEGIYEGPDIKDIRKRAIQAGLQLVDCPIRHLGTEKAQQLYLNIQNHLAAAGVEMLFNTECENIILEDSVCKGVRLREKDGTRDVLAKQVVIATGRRGADWLEKICAEHNIAHKPGTVDIGVRVECRNEIMEKINKVLYEGKLIGYPAPWRNKVRTFCQNPGGFVAQENYDNDLAVVNGHSFKEKKSNNTNLAILVSHNFTEPFNQPIAYAQKVGELTNMLGAGHILVQRYGDILDGKRTWANELARTNVRPTLKDAVAGDITAAMPYRAMVNIIEFIKMMDEVVPGFASPETLLYSPELKFYSNKVKMDTDLETNIAGLHCLGDSSGWTRGLMMASVMGVLMGRKLMEKHGF; this is encoded by the coding sequence ATGTATGATCTGATCATCGTAGGCGCCGGCCCTGCCGGCATTTTTACCGCACTGGAGCTGCTGCGCAAAAGCAGCACCCCCCACAAGATCCTGCTTGTCGAAAAGGGTAAGCCCGTGGAAAAGCGGCACTGCCCCAAGGACAAGACCGGCGTCTGCGTCAACTGCAAGCCGACCTGCGCCATCACGACCGGTTTTTCCGGTGCGGGTGCGTTCTCGGACGGTAAGCTTTCGCTGTCCTATCAGGTCGGCGGCGAGCTGCCCGACCTGATCGGCGAGGATTTCGCGCAGGAGCTGATCGACTACACCGATAAGATCTATCTGGAATTCGGTGCCGACCCGAAGGTCGAGGGCATCTACGAGGGCCCCGACATCAAGGACATCCGCAAGCGTGCCATTCAGGCCGGTCTGCAGCTGGTTGACTGCCCCATCCGCCACCTTGGCACCGAGAAAGCCCAGCAGCTCTACCTCAATATCCAGAACCATCTGGCTGCCGCCGGTGTGGAGATGCTCTTCAACACCGAGTGCGAGAACATCATTCTGGAGGATTCCGTCTGCAAGGGCGTGCGCCTGCGTGAGAAGGACGGCACCCGCGATGTGCTGGCCAAGCAGGTCGTCATTGCCACCGGCCGCCGCGGCGCGGACTGGCTGGAGAAGATCTGCGCCGAGCACAACATTGCCCACAAGCCCGGCACCGTTGACATCGGCGTCCGTGTTGAGTGCCGCAACGAAATCATGGAGAAGATCAACAAGGTCCTGTATGAGGGCAAGCTGATCGGCTACCCGGCCCCGTGGCGCAACAAAGTGCGCACCTTCTGCCAGAACCCCGGCGGCTTTGTCGCGCAGGAAAACTACGACAACGATCTGGCCGTTGTCAACGGCCACAGCTTCAAGGAGAAGAAGAGCAACAACACCAACCTTGCGATCCTCGTCAGCCACAATTTCACCGAGCCGTTCAACCAGCCCATCGCCTACGCACAGAAGGTCGGCGAACTGACGAACATGCTGGGCGCAGGCCACATTCTGGTGCAGCGCTACGGTGATATTCTGGACGGCAAGCGCACCTGGGCCAATGAGCTGGCCCGCACCAATGTGCGCCCGACCTTGAAGGACGCCGTGGCCGGCGACATCACGGCTGCCATGCCCTACCGCGCCATGGTCAACATCATCGAGTTCATCAAGATGATGGACGAGGTCGTGCCCGGCTTTGCCAGCCCCGAAACGCTGCTGTACAGCCCTGAGCTGAAGTTCTACTCCAACAAGGTCAAGATGGACACCGACTTGGAGACGAACATCGCCGGCCTGCACTGCCTTGGCGATTCCTCCGGCTGGACGCGCGGTTTGATGATGGCCTCCGTCATGGGCGTCCTGATGGGCCGCAAGCTGATGGAGAAGCACGGCTTTTAA
- a CDS encoding cytidylate kinase-like family protein, with the protein MKEPMVITMAREYASGGSEIAQAVADKLGIPLYNKELITLAAKKSGLTEEAIAASENQRSGSLIYSLYMMGNTMPLADQVYILQSNVIKELAAKGPCVILGRCGDYVLRERENVLRTFVYAPLEARIEFAKTRPDAKDMPDRLWETQLAKHDRARASYYNYYTENRWGEAKNYDLCLNATLGREACADLIVAAAKAMQAAEK; encoded by the coding sequence ATGAAGGAACCTATGGTCATTACTATGGCGCGTGAGTACGCATCCGGCGGCAGTGAAATTGCACAGGCCGTTGCCGACAAGCTGGGTATCCCCCTGTACAACAAGGAGCTGATCACCCTTGCGGCCAAAAAGAGCGGCCTGACCGAGGAGGCCATTGCCGCCAGTGAGAACCAGCGCAGCGGCAGCCTGATCTACAGCCTGTACATGATGGGCAACACGATGCCGCTGGCCGATCAGGTCTATATCCTGCAGAGCAATGTCATCAAGGAGCTGGCCGCCAAGGGGCCCTGCGTTATTCTGGGCCGCTGCGGCGACTATGTGCTGCGTGAGCGGGAGAATGTGCTGCGCACCTTTGTCTATGCGCCGCTGGAGGCCCGCATTGAATTTGCCAAGACCCGCCCCGATGCCAAGGACATGCCCGACCGCCTGTGGGAGACCCAACTGGCCAAGCATGACCGTGCCCGCGCAAGCTACTACAATTACTATACCGAAAACCGCTGGGGCGAGGCCAAGAACTACGACCTCTGCCTGAACGCCACTCTGGGCCGCGAGGCCTGCGCCGATCTGATCGTGGCTGCTGCCAAGGCCATGCAGGCGGCCGAGAAATAA
- a CDS encoding AI-2E family transporter: MNEKHIWSKRPESMLDWFCVVGACIAFYLLLNNLGYFLGRIGIFINILSPFAGGIVIAYILDPMVKFFYIKLFKEKKGTRGFAILLAYAVAILLLMLLAWLVVPQIVNSIGMLFTNFPSYIQGVQEMLLYVQSEYGIDLQQATKMLDDSEAMVKEIYTMATDAMPQIVASIGSVASNFVAIFTSIAASIYMLADKDHLLHQLRTLAHAFLPEKVASNTLRICHYANVNFTGFFVGKIIDSAIIGVITFVAMTILRLDFAVLISVFIGITNIIPVFGPFIGAIPSVFILLLIDPLQAVIFCVLILIIQQLDGNFIGPKILGSSIGISALWILFSIVVGGDLFGIVGMVVGVPVFATLYGLAQEFVHYALDKRGIDSEGNPVEHEAEDTENVFE, from the coding sequence TTGAACGAAAAACACATCTGGTCCAAAAGGCCGGAGTCTATGCTGGACTGGTTCTGCGTGGTCGGGGCCTGTATTGCATTTTACCTGCTTTTGAACAATCTGGGGTATTTCCTTGGGCGCATCGGCATTTTTATCAACATTCTGTCGCCGTTTGCGGGCGGCATCGTCATCGCCTATATCCTTGACCCGATGGTCAAATTCTTCTATATCAAATTGTTCAAGGAGAAGAAGGGCACGCGCGGCTTTGCCATCCTGCTGGCCTACGCCGTGGCGATCCTGCTGCTTATGCTGCTGGCCTGGCTGGTCGTGCCGCAGATCGTAAACAGCATCGGTATGCTGTTCACGAACTTCCCCAGCTACATACAGGGCGTGCAGGAAATGCTGCTCTATGTCCAGAGCGAGTACGGCATCGACCTGCAGCAGGCCACTAAAATGCTCGATGATTCCGAGGCCATGGTCAAGGAAATCTATACGATGGCCACCGATGCCATGCCGCAGATCGTGGCAAGCATCGGCAGCGTGGCGTCCAACTTTGTGGCAATCTTTACCTCGATCGCGGCCAGCATCTACATGCTGGCGGACAAGGACCATCTGCTGCACCAGCTGCGCACGCTGGCGCACGCCTTCCTGCCGGAGAAGGTGGCCTCCAACACGCTGCGCATCTGCCACTACGCCAATGTAAACTTTACGGGCTTTTTTGTGGGCAAGATCATCGACTCCGCCATCATCGGTGTTATCACCTTTGTAGCCATGACGATCCTGCGGCTTGACTTTGCCGTGCTGATCAGCGTATTTATCGGCATTACGAACATCATCCCGGTGTTCGGTCCCTTTATCGGCGCGATCCCAAGCGTGTTTATCCTGCTGCTGATAGATCCGCTGCAGGCGGTCATCTTCTGTGTGCTGATCCTCATCATCCAGCAGCTGGACGGCAACTTCATCGGCCCCAAGATCCTCGGGTCGTCCATCGGCATCTCGGCACTGTGGATCCTCTTTTCGATCGTGGTCGGCGGCGATCTGTTCGGCATCGTCGGCATGGTCGTGGGCGTGCCGGTCTTTGCCACCCTCTATGGTCTGGCGCAGGAGTTTGTCCATTACGCGCTGGATAAGCGCGGCATCGACAGCGAGGGCAACCCGGTAGAACACGAAGCCGAAGATACAGAAAATGTGTTTGAGTAA
- a CDS encoding DUF523 domain-containing protein translates to MNILVSACLLGIACKYSGGDNACPALLQALQQSGHTLIPVCPEVYGGLPTPRPPAERCGDRVLTEAGADVTAQYRRGAEAALQLARLYNCRTAILKANSPSCGSGTIYDGTFRHRRISGDGLTAALLKANGVQVYNEDTFAALL, encoded by the coding sequence ATGAATATCCTCGTCAGCGCCTGCCTGCTGGGCATCGCCTGCAAATACTCCGGCGGCGACAACGCCTGCCCCGCCCTGCTGCAGGCCCTGCAGCAGAGCGGCCACACCCTGATCCCTGTCTGTCCCGAGGTCTACGGTGGCCTGCCCACGCCCCGCCCGCCGGCCGAGCGCTGCGGCGACCGTGTCCTGACCGAGGCCGGAGCCGATGTGACGGCGCAATACCGCCGCGGGGCCGAGGCCGCCCTGCAGCTGGCCCGGCTGTACAACTGCCGCACCGCCATCCTGAAGGCCAACAGCCCCAGCTGCGGCAGCGGCACGATCTACGACGGGACCTTCCGCCACCGCAGAATCAGCGGGGACGGCCTGACCGCAGCCCTTTTGAAGGCCAACGGGGTGCAGGTGTACAACGAGGACACCTTTGCGGCGCTGCTGTAA
- a CDS encoding NfeD family protein encodes MILQKGVFFMWFDTILWLAAIVAFIAVEAATTALVSVWFAVGAAAAMVVSLFTVSFGWQLLVFAVVSAVTLALMVPGLLRRRGHAQPPVTNGSPLTIGKQGVVLVDIEPGMPGRVRVDGLDWQARAGVPLAKGTRCQVTAVDGAVLIVVPVTADAAAV; translated from the coding sequence ATGATCCTGCAGAAGGGAGTGTTTTTTATGTGGTTTGATACGATACTCTGGCTGGCTGCCATCGTTGCCTTTATCGCGGTCGAGGCCGCCACCACGGCCCTTGTCTCGGTCTGGTTTGCCGTGGGCGCGGCGGCGGCTATGGTCGTCAGCCTGTTCACCGTCAGCTTCGGCTGGCAGCTGCTGGTCTTTGCCGTAGTTTCCGCCGTGACGCTGGCGCTGATGGTGCCCGGCCTGCTGCGCCGCCGCGGCCATGCGCAGCCCCCTGTCACAAACGGCTCGCCGCTGACCATCGGCAAGCAGGGCGTTGTGCTGGTGGATATTGAGCCCGGCATGCCGGGCCGCGTGCGGGTGGACGGCCTTGACTGGCAGGCCCGCGCCGGTGTGCCGCTTGCCAAGGGTACGCGCTGTCAGGTCACCGCCGTGGACGGTGCCGTGCTTATCGTAGTTCCCGTGACCGCCGATGCGGCCGCGGTTTAA
- a CDS encoding AI-2E family transporter, with the protein MKNWLERTPRTMGDWLALAAGTALLLAAAGQLPGLLRAAAGLLALLAPFGWGLVLAYVLDIPTRFFAAKLFGGRRGGALAVSYALLFGVLALLAALVVPQLVQSLTAFAGRLGAYEETLRRLLAWVQATFGIDTATAGRLVQAAGRALQGWLAALSRTAAQSAAKAASGAAGAAADAFVTLAVSIYLLSGKAELLQAARCCLRAALPPGAAAGVLSVCRLANRIFSGYLGGQLVDALLVGGETFALMSIFGLEYAPLLAVLVGMTNIVPVLGPFLGAVPGIVILLLEAPWKAAEFAIIIFVVQQVDGNFIAPRILGGATGLPGLGVLLAIVVGGAWFGIPGMVLGVPTLAVLAALARQAVGAGLTARGLDADGAPARKDPPPQ; encoded by the coding sequence ATGAAAAACTGGTTGGAGCGCACGCCCCGCACAATGGGCGATTGGCTGGCACTGGCGGCAGGCACGGCGCTGCTGCTGGCGGCGGCAGGGCAGCTGCCGGGTCTGCTGCGCGCCGCAGCAGGACTGCTGGCACTGCTTGCGCCGTTCGGCTGGGGGCTGGTGCTGGCCTATGTGCTGGACATTCCCACCCGCTTTTTTGCAGCAAAGCTGTTCGGCGGGCGGCGCGGCGGGGCGCTGGCGGTCAGCTATGCGCTGCTGTTTGGGGTGCTGGCCCTGCTGGCGGCGCTGGTCGTGCCCCAGTTGGTGCAGAGCCTGACCGCCTTTGCCGGGCGGCTGGGCGCGTATGAGGAAACGCTGCGCCGTCTGCTGGCCTGGGTGCAGGCAACCTTCGGCATCGACACGGCCACCGCCGGGCGGCTGGTGCAGGCTGCGGGGCGCGCCCTGCAGGGCTGGCTGGCTGCGCTGTCCCGCACGGCGGCGCAGTCAGCGGCCAAGGCTGCATCCGGTGCGGCGGGGGCGGCAGCGGATGCCTTTGTTACGCTGGCCGTCAGCATCTATCTGCTGTCCGGCAAGGCTGAGCTACTGCAGGCGGCGCGGTGCTGCCTGCGGGCCGCCCTGCCGCCCGGTGCGGCTGCGGGGGTGCTTTCGGTCTGCCGGCTGGCAAACCGTATCTTCAGCGGCTATCTCGGCGGGCAGCTGGTCGATGCCCTGCTGGTCGGCGGCGAGACCTTTGCGCTCATGTCGATCTTCGGGCTGGAGTATGCCCCGCTGCTGGCGGTGCTGGTCGGGATGACGAACATTGTGCCGGTGCTGGGGCCGTTCCTCGGCGCGGTGCCGGGTATTGTGATTTTGCTGCTGGAGGCCCCGTGGAAGGCGGCGGAGTTTGCCATCATCATCTTTGTGGTCCAGCAGGTGGACGGCAACTTTATTGCGCCGCGTATTCTGGGCGGTGCCACCGGCCTGCCCGGGCTGGGGGTGCTGCTGGCCATCGTGGTGGGCGGGGCGTGGTTCGGCATCCCCGGCATGGTGCTGGGCGTGCCGACGCTGGCTGTGCTGGCGGCGCTGGCCCGGCAGGCGGTGGGGGCCGGGCTGACCGCACGCGGCCTTGATGCAGACGGTGCCCCCGCCCGTAAAGACCCGCCCCCGCAATAG